One Syngnathus acus chromosome 13, fSynAcu1.2, whole genome shotgun sequence genomic window carries:
- the si:ch211-213d14.1 gene encoding uncharacterized protein C11orf53 homolog — protein MDTEYSKRVYQGVRVKHTVKDLLAEKRSRQTHGPRYSSGSTTPPSFIQMSGSHMLPSYYSMRRPCISDSDISPSTKQFSPDVYPSTFGGRPLGCETSSFSLIDTYYPDTFSEYRNTTTTFSGSGGSFLPSSALSSLLPPFSGESSHVYMRDSWEQSIPEPVPQVDALCPDNLASVSIPSSMPSPESQGSPSQPSQGSSVAPGSSSQSYTLHALEDVHYHLLSSSNPYSAPTSSFPCPPYMNSDLASKIVTEEPADSHTSLPLNLEAHTSWDKDDGVSSWSPYELRKVY, from the exons ATGGACACTG AATATTCAAAGAGAGTGTACCAGGGCGTCCGAGTCAAGCACACAGTCAAAGACCTGTTGGCAGAGAAACGATCTCGACAGACACATGGCCCAAGATACAGT AGTGGTTCAACAACTCCACCTTCTTTCATTCAAATGTCAG GATCTCATATGTTACCCAGTTACTACAGCATGAGGCGGCCTTGTATATCGGATTCGGACATTAGTCCATCTACCAAGCAGTTTTCACCAGATGTGTACCCGTCTACCTTTGGAGGCAGACCACTGGGCTGTGAGACCTCAAGCTTCTCTCTCATTGACACCTACTATCCTGACACTTTCAGTGAATACcgcaacaccaccaccaccttctCCGGCTCTGGGGGATCTTTTCTCCCTTCTTCGGCCCTATCTTCGCTTTTGCCACCCTTCAGTGGAGAGTCATCACATGTATATATG AGAGACTCGTGGGAGCAGTCGATTCCAGAGCCAGTTCCTCAGGTAGACGCTCTCTGTCCAGACAACTTGGCTTCAGTCAGCATCCCATCTTCCATGCCCAGCCCAGAATCCCAAGGGAGCCCCTCGCAGCCAAGCCAAGGCTCATCCGTGGCCCCTGGTTCCAGCAGCCAGTCCTACACTCTGCACGCCCTTGAGGATGTGCACTACCACCTGTTATCCTCCAGCAACCCCTACTCAGCTCCGACCTCCTCCTTCCCCTGTCCCCCCTACATGAACAGCGACTTGGCATCCAAGATTGTCACAGAGGAGCCAGCAGACAGCCATACTAGTCTCCCTCTCAATTTGGAGGCTCACACATCCTGGGATAAGGATGATGGCGTGAGCTCCTGGTCACCCTATGAGCTCAGGAAGGTCTACTGA
- the colca2 gene encoding colorectal cancer-associated protein 2 translates to MSDKPRVYQGVRVKTTVKELLQRHRAREANCKKVKTLSQHCVDLQALCASPLPSRYVDATAASIVDPGTCSSTAVQLRPASFTVPDNGCSIQARGNSFTCSQQSFGDTIMSPDCYNGSNMINDSDGCYNSSLPLPPSLPLHWSHGFALDSDNYGPGLAPCSSPESVKLCSPVDHNSYSPQDSFSSSSSSCYDSPTRMECNFISYSSEHYHNQHCTLQDCYCLPQCWADPQESFCATEYSPYFPSTDYAYPCLMEENYFKSNIAMSTEMCYNVL, encoded by the exons ATGTCTG ATAAGCCCCGGGTGTACCAAGGAGTGAGGGTTAAGACCACAGTCAAAGAGCTCCTGCAGAGGCACAGAGCCCGCGAGGCCAACtgtaaaaaagtgaaaacg CTATCCCAACACTGCGTGGATCTTCAGGCTTTATGTGCGTCACCTCTTCCAA GTCGCTATGTGGATGCCACCGCCGCCTCCATCGTGGACCCCGGTACTTGCAGCTCGACCGCCGTGCAGCTTCGCCCCGCCTCCTTCACAGTCCCCGACAACGGGTGCAGCATTCAGGCACGGGGGAACAGCTTTACGTGCAGCCAGCAGTCGTTTGGGGACACGATTATGTCTCCTGACTGCTACAATGGAAGCAACATGATCAACGACAGTGATGGTTGCTACAACAGCTCCCTTCCTCTCCCTCCGTCCTTGCCGCTGCACTGGAGTCACGGCTTTGCCTTGGACTCAGACAACTATGGCCCCGGGCTG GCTCCCTGCTCCTCACCAGAGTCAGTAAAGCTGTGCAGCCCAGTGGATCACAACAGCTACTCGCCGCAGGATTCTttctcatcttcctcttcctcctgctACGATTCGCCCACCAGGATGGAGTGCAACTTCATTAGCTACTCCTCAGAGCACTACCACAACCAGCACTGCACCCTTCAGGACTGTTACTGCCTGCCTCAGTGCTGGGCCGACCCACAGGAGAGCTTCTGCGCTACTGAATACTCGCCTTACTTCCCTTCCACAGACTATGCATACCCTTGCCTCATGGAAGAGAATTATTTCAAGAGCAATATTGCAATGAGCACTGAAATGTGTTATAATGTTTTATGA